The following is a genomic window from Chloroflexota bacterium.
CCCATGAGCTTTTCAGCGGCCATCACAAATCCGAGCTCGTTGTTGAAGTTGGAGAGATAGTCGAGCCGGTCGAAGAGGGTGACGATCTGGCGGTAGTTCTCGCGCTCGCAGAGCTTCTCGGAGCCGCGGTGGAGGTAGCCGATGTGCGGCTCCACATCGGTGACGCGCTCGCCGTCTATGCGGAGGACCATGCGGAAGACGCCATGGGTGCTGGGATGCTGCGGCCCCATGTTGAGCAGCATGTCCACCGTGCGCAGGTCGTGCTCAACGGGCATCTTCTTTTTCCTTGAGCCAGCGCAGCTCCACCTCGGGCGTCCAGTCCTGCACCTCTTCGTACGGGAAGTCTTTCCGCATGGGAAACTTGCCGTCGAATGCATCGAAGAGAAGGAGGTGCTTGAGGTTCGGGTGACCGGTGAAGGTGACGCCGAAGAGCTCAGATCCTTCGCGCTCGTGCCAGTCGGCGCCGCGCCAGACGGAGGTCACGGATGGAATCGCCGCGTCGCTCTTCGGCGCATCGGCCTTCAGCATGAACTTGTGCCCCAGGCTCGTGGACCACAGCATGTAGGAGGCCTGGAACTTGTCCGGGTATTCCACGACGGCGAGGCAGCGAAGGTAATCGCACTTGAGGCGGTCGTCGCCCTTCGCCAGCCGCGCCGCCTCCACGATGCGCTCCCTGGGCACCAGCACCGTGACTTCATCCACGGCATAGCCGAAGGTCGCGCCGAAGGAGGCATAAGCCTCTTTCAAAAGCGCCTCCATCTTGGGGTCGGCCTTGACGGGCGCGCCGGCGCCTTTGGGTGGAGGGGCGGACACGGCTACCTCTTCCCCTCGCGCATGATCTTCTCTTGCAACTTGATGAGGCCGTCCATCAGCGCCTCCGGCCGTGGCGGACAGCCGGGGACGTAGATGTCCACAGGCACGATCTTGTCCACGCCCATGACCACCGAGTAGGAGCGCGTGTACGGCCCGCCGCAGGTGGCGCAGCTGCCCATGGCGATGACCCACTTGGGCGACGGCATCTGCTCGTACAGGAGCTTGATGGGCTCCGCCATCTTCTTCACGACCGTGCCCGCCACGATCATCACGTCCGATTGCCTGGGCGAAGGCCACGGCACGATGCCGAAGCGGTCCAAATCATGGTGCGCCATGTAGGTGCTGATCATCTCGATGGCGCAGCAGGCGAGGCCGAAGGTCATGGGCCACAGCGACGACTTGCGCGCCATCGCCACCAGCTCGTCCACCTTGCCGGTGATGATGCCGGGCGCGCCGCTCTTGTGGAGAAGGCTCTCGCCGGGCCAGTACTTGTTGGGACTGACCAGCGTCAGCTCTTTGGCGGCGACGCGCGGGCGCTCGTCCTTGTTCATTTCCATTGGAGCAAGCCCTTCTTCCAGCAATAGAAGAGTCCGAAGAGCAGGATGCCGATGAAGATCATCATGGCGTAGAAGACGGCGGAGCTGAGGGCCGGGCTGAGGAAGACGACGGCCCAGGGGAAGAGGAAGACGGCCTCCACGTCAAAGATAAGGAAGAGAATGGCGAAAAAGTAATAGCGGAAGTGCATCTGGGTCCAATGCCGGCCCTCGGGCACGATGCCGCATTCGTAGGGGAGGCTCTTCAGCTTGGAGCGCGCGCGAGGCGAGAGAACGAGGGCGGCGACGAAGCCGCCGACGACCATGACGGCGCCGGCGATGGTGGCGATGAGGACCGCCGTGTAGTCCTTGAAGTAGTCGCCGTGCACGAAGGGTCTCTCCAGCGGCGGGCTCAGGCGGGCTGCAGACCGCCGTCAACAGGTTCGGAACGCGGGCAAATCATAGCACGCAGGCGGTGGAGTCGCAATCGGAACTATGAATCAGAAATCATGAATACAGGCTATCACTTCGCCAGCAGCGGCTTGATCCACCCGCCCGTGACCGACTTGGGGTTCTTGGCCACCTGCTCGGGAGTGCCCGCCGCCACCAGCTGCCCGCCCTTATCCCCCGCGCCGGGGCCGAGGTCTATGAGCCAATCGGCGTTCTTGATCAGGTCGAGGTGATGCTCGATGAGGACCACCGTGTTGCCGCCGTCTACAAGACGATGCAATACACGCAGTAATGCGTAGGAGTCCTCAAAGGAGAGGCCGGTGGTCGGCTCGTCCAGGATATAGAGGGTGCGGCCCGTGGAGCGCCGCGAGAGCTCCGTGCTGAGCTTGATGCGCTGGGCCTCGCCGCCGCTCAGCGTGGTCGCCGGCTGCCCCAGGCGGATATAGCCCAGGCCCACATCGCGCATCGTCTCCAGCTTGTTGTTCACTGAGGGAATATTGGCGAAGAACTGCTGGGCCTCCGCCACCGTCATATCCAGCACGTC
Proteins encoded in this region:
- a CDS encoding NADH-quinone oxidoreductase subunit C; translation: MSAPPPKGAGAPVKADPKMEALLKEAYASFGATFGYAVDEVTVLVPRERIVEAARLAKGDDRLKCDYLRCLAVVEYPDKFQASYMLWSTSLGHKFMLKADAPKSDAAIPSVTSVWRGADWHEREGSELFGVTFTGHPNLKHLLLFDAFDGKFPMRKDFPYEEVQDWTPEVELRWLKEKEDAR
- a CDS encoding NADH-quinone oxidoreductase subunit B, which encodes MNKDERPRVAAKELTLVSPNKYWPGESLLHKSGAPGIITGKVDELVAMARKSSLWPMTFGLACCAIEMISTYMAHHDLDRFGIVPWPSPRQSDVMIVAGTVVKKMAEPIKLLYEQMPSPKWVIAMGSCATCGGPYTRSYSVVMGVDKIVPVDIYVPGCPPRPEALMDGLIKLQEKIMREGKR
- a CDS encoding NADH-quinone oxidoreductase subunit A, translating into MHGDYFKDYTAVLIATIAGAVMVVGGFVAALVLSPRARSKLKSLPYECGIVPEGRHWTQMHFRYYFFAILFLIFDVEAVFLFPWAVVFLSPALSSAVFYAMMIFIGILLFGLFYCWKKGLLQWK